Proteins co-encoded in one Setaria viridis chromosome 9, Setaria_viridis_v4.0, whole genome shotgun sequence genomic window:
- the LOC117837062 gene encoding presenilin-like protein At2g29900, with product MADAAAAVPGDPPAGATVLDSLGEDITRIVYPVSACMLLVVLLVSLLSSPSSPSPLTASIAAATGGGGGVSGGVGDDIPTALVTALTFVVAVTAATFLLALLFYLRCTPCLRAYLGFSALAVLFVLGGQVALLLLSRLRFPLDAVSFALLLPNAAGALALAALAPASVPIALHQAALVAVAVLTAFWFTLLPEWTTWALLVAMAIYDLAAVLLPGGPLRVLLELAIERNEEIPALVYEARPVDPRHGRNWRLWREGRQPGADLDASSTTVDVTGEVSGRRLDANSGNSSAPQVHEATISAGNVNNSRPRETLAAALSSDSTVEQAGEVSALREHRVAVAEMRVPLIQPRPERSGEEEEDEDGIGLSSSGAIKLGLGDFIFYSVLVGRAAMYDYMTVYACYLAIIAGLGITLLLLAFFRKALPALPVSIALGVVFYVLTRTLLEEFVVQCSTNLLMF from the coding sequence AtggccgacgcggcggccgccgtccCTGGCGATCCACCGGCCGGCGCCACCGTGCTGGACTCGCTCGGCGAGGACATCACCCGCATCGTCTACCCCGTCTCCGCCTGCatgctcctcgtcgtcctcctcgtctccctcctctcctcgccctcctcccccTCGCCCCTCaccgcctccatcgccgccgccaccggcggcggcggcggcgtctccggCGGAGTGGGGGACGACATCCCCACCGCGCTCGTCACCGCCCTCACCTTCGTCGTTGCCGTCACGGCCGCCACCTTCCTGCTCGCGCTCCTCTTCTACCTCCGCTGCACGCCCTGCCTCCGCGCCTACCTCGGCTTCTCCGCGCTCGCCGTCCTGTTCGTCCTCGGCGGCCAGGTcgcgctgctcctcctctcgcGCCTCCGCTTCCCGCTCGACGCCGTCTCCttcgcgctcctcctccccaaCGCCGCGGgggcgctcgcgctcgccgcgctgGCCCCGGCATCCGTCCCCATCGCGCTCCACCAGgccgcgctcgtcgccgtcgccgtcctcacCGCCTTCTGGTTCACGCTGCTCCCCGAGTGGACCACCTGGGCGCTGCTCGTCGCCATGGCCATCTacgacctcgccgccgtgctgctTCCTGGTGGCCCTCTGAGAGTACTGCTTGAGCTCGCCATAGAGAGGAACGAGGAGATACCGGCGCTGGTCTACGAGGCGAGGCCGGTGGATCCCCGACACGGCCGAAATTGGCGCTTGTGGAGGGAAGGGAGGCAACCTGGTGCGGATTTGGATGCCAGTTCCACCACGGTCGACGTGACTGGGGAGGTATCCGGGAGGCGTCTTGATGCCAATTCCGGAAACAGTTCGGCACCCCAAGTTCATGAAGCTACCATTTCAGCTGGTAATGTTAATAATTCAAGGCCCAGGGAGACATTGGCGGCTGCTTTGAGCTCAGATTCTACAGTTGAACAAGCTGGGGAGGTATCCGCATTGCGGGAGCATAGAGTGGCTGTTGCTGAAATGAGGGTACCTTTGATCCAGCCACGTCCAGAGAGAtcaggggaagaggaggaagatgaagatggcATTGGGTTGAGCTCATCTGGGGCGATCAAGCTCGGCTTGGGGGACTTCATATTCTACAGTGTTCTGGTCGGTAGGGCAGCGATGTATGACTACATGACAGTGTACGCCTGCTACCTTGCCATCATTGCTGGGCTTGGCATCACTCTGCTCCTGCTGGCCTTCTTCCGCAAGGCATTGCCTGCCCTACCCGTGTCCATCGCCCTTGGCGTTGTGTTTTATGTGCTCACAAGAACATTGCTTGAGGAATTTGTTGTGCAGTGCTCCACCAATCTTTTGATGTTTTAG